Within the Pseudomonas oryzae genome, the region GGCATCGGCGGCGGCGTCCTGCTGCTGGCGATCATGGCCGGCATCGTGCCGGCGGCGGCGCTGATTCCGGTGCACGGCCTGGTGCAGCTGGGCTCCAACGGCAACCGCGCCTGGATGACCCGCCAGCACATCGACTGGCAACTGCTCAGACGCTTCGCCCTCGGCGCGCTGGGCGGGGCGCTGCTCGCCTCGCTGATCGTCGTCCAGCTGCCGCTGCAGTGGATCCAGTTCAGCGTCGCCGCGTTCATCCTCTATCTGGTCTGGGGGCCCAAGCCGGGCCGGCACAGCCTCGGTCGCGCCGGCCAGCTGCTCGCCGGCGGCCTCACCACCCTGGTGTCGATGTTCGTCGGCGCCACCGGCCCGCTGGTGGCCGGCTTCATCCATCGCCACGACATGGACAAGCTGACCACCACCGCGACCTTCGCCGGCTGCATGAGCGTCCAGCACCTGCTGAAGATGAGCGTGTTCTCGGTGGTCGGCTTCGCCTTCTGGGACTGGCTGCCGCTGGTGGCGCTGATGGTCCTCGCCGGCGCGGTCGGCAGCTGGTTCGGCCTCAAACTGCTCGACCGCATGCCGGCGGAGCAGTTCAAGCGGCTGTTCCGCTGGATAGTGACGCTGCTGGCGTTGCGCCTGCTGTGGCAGGCCGGCGGCTTCTGAGCGCGCTCCAGCGCGGCGGGGCGCCGGCACTCGCCGTGGAGCGGCCGGCTATGCTGGAAGGGCATGCACAGCCAGTGGAGACGCGCCATGCCCGAACCCCATATCGCCCAACGCAGCCCCTACGCGGTCGAGGTCGAGGCCGGCAAGGAGTACTGGTGGTGCCGCTGCGGCCTGAGCCGGAGCCAGCCGTTCTGCGACGGCTCGCATAAGGTCGGCCCGTTCCGCCCGCTGCGCTACCTCGCCCAGCGCAGCGAGACCCTGTACTTCTGCGGCTGCAAGCACAGCGCCGCGCCGCCGCTGTGCGACGGCAGCCACAAGCTGGTGTAGGCTGGGGGCACCGGACACGCCAGGAGGCCCGTATGCGTCGCGTCATTCGCAAGGTGTTCGTCAACAAGGTGTTCGACCGCAAGGTGGTGCTGATCACCGGAGCCTGCGCCGGCATCGGCCGGGCGCTGTCGGTGCGCTTCGCCCAGGCCGGTGCGCGCCTGGTGCTGTTCGATCTCGACCAGGCGGCGCTGGACAGCCTGGCCCAGCACCTGGCCGACCATCACAA harbors:
- a CDS encoding sulfite exporter TauE/SafE family protein — protein: MGGGVLLLAIMAGIVPAAALIPVHGLVQLGSNGNRAWMTRQHIDWQLLRRFALGALGGALLASLIVVQLPLQWIQFSVAAFILYLVWGPKPGRHSLGRAGQLLAGGLTTLVSMFVGATGPLVAGFIHRHDMDKLTTTATFAGCMSVQHLLKMSVFSVVGFAFWDWLPLVALMVLAGAVGSWFGLKLLDRMPAEQFKRLFRWIVTLLALRLLWQAGGF
- a CDS encoding CDGSH iron-sulfur domain-containing protein; this encodes MPEPHIAQRSPYAVEVEAGKEYWWCRCGLSRSQPFCDGSHKVGPFRPLRYLAQRSETLYFCGCKHSAAPPLCDGSHKLV